In Natranaeroarchaeum aerophilus, a single genomic region encodes these proteins:
- a CDS encoding HNH endonuclease has translation MTGKTPDSGRHAYTENEDVQDDDPATVREFLDEVDVDPAALESVDDLQEVVELDIFTEEEETIDPDDVDLEEVLDAPVTVEENRTQTGVVRQSTQDYPPDWDRRRQRVYSRDDYQCQNCRRRGGPYGDVELHAHHIVPKSRGGVHRFENLVTLCEPCHDAVHSGNAIAPTAITEAEAEPSTFAEVLAGMKSAKTAYRRWKRMYRKFSRLGP, from the coding sequence ATGACGGGAAAAACGCCCGATAGCGGTAGGCACGCTTACACTGAGAATGAAGATGTTCAGGACGATGATCCCGCGACAGTTCGTGAGTTTCTTGACGAGGTGGATGTCGATCCTGCCGCCCTGGAGAGTGTTGACGATCTGCAGGAGGTCGTTGAGCTGGACATCTTTACGGAGGAAGAGGAGACGATCGACCCAGACGATGTCGATCTTGAGGAAGTCCTTGATGCCCCCGTAACTGTCGAAGAAAACCGGACTCAAACGGGGGTCGTCCGCCAATCGACGCAGGACTACCCTCCTGATTGGGATCGGCGTCGACAGCGAGTGTACAGCCGTGACGACTACCAGTGTCAAAACTGCCGTCGCCGAGGGGGGCCGTATGGTGATGTCGAATTACATGCTCATCACATCGTTCCGAAATCACGTGGTGGGGTTCACCGCTTCGAGAATCTCGTTACGTTGTGTGAACCATGTCACGATGCCGTTCACTCGGGAAATGCGATCGCACCGACGGCGATTACGGAAGCCGAAGCCGAACCGTCTACTTTCGCGGAAGTGCTCGCTGGGATGAAATCTGCGAAAACGGCGTACCGCCGATGGAAGCGGATGTACCGAAAGTTCTCCCGGCTAGGTCCATAA
- a CDS encoding helix-turn-helix domain-containing protein, which translates to MRELVFTLDYHPGCNAVADTLAEYPDAEIRSLSLHATESSLWRVDHATGSPDALDAIEDAFLTADYYADCLATDHCGATQTMHVLEHTDDTLVLYSYWKRTPDCASVPHTALDNLGEGALFETRHSEREYTWRIIHSGPADVRSFVDELGRIVGDCAELEIRRVTDAPSPAESTDDGGLAPEQEAALEAAVEHGYYETPRQVDVSELAERLDVPRSTLTYRLRRAEAHLAKERVSRRFSPDSSSALL; encoded by the coding sequence ATGCGCGAACTCGTCTTCACGCTCGATTATCATCCGGGCTGTAACGCGGTGGCGGACACGCTGGCCGAGTATCCGGACGCCGAGATCCGGTCGCTCTCCTTGCACGCCACCGAGTCGAGCCTCTGGCGCGTCGACCACGCGACCGGTTCGCCCGACGCGCTCGACGCCATCGAGGACGCCTTTCTCACCGCGGATTACTACGCCGACTGTCTCGCGACGGACCACTGCGGCGCGACCCAGACGATGCACGTCCTCGAACACACCGACGACACGCTCGTGCTCTACTCCTACTGGAAGCGAACCCCGGACTGTGCGTCGGTTCCCCATACGGCCCTCGACAATCTGGGCGAGGGCGCGCTCTTCGAGACTCGCCACAGTGAGCGTGAGTACACCTGGCGGATCATCCACTCCGGACCCGCGGATGTTCGCTCCTTCGTCGACGAGCTCGGACGGATCGTCGGCGACTGCGCCGAACTGGAGATCCGGCGCGTGACAGACGCCCCCTCGCCCGCCGAGTCGACCGACGACGGTGGACTCGCTCCCGAACAGGAGGCTGCGCTGGAGGCGGCTGTCGAGCACGGCTACTACGAGACGCCCCGGCAGGTCGACGTCAGCGAACTCGCCGAGCGCCTTGACGTCCCACGGTCGACGCTGACCTATCGGCTCCGACGGGCCGAGGCGCATCTGGCAAAAGAGCGCGTTTCACGCCGCTTTTCGCCCGACAGCAGTTCCGCGCTGCTCTGA
- a CDS encoding tyrosine-type recombinase/integrase, with amino-acid sequence MNNDEQATTPLKGVTVVTENSEELLNERQLVDYRTQREHCLEWLLVFGKDPKHAEGYAKTTVKNRAYRMDQFYRWVWQEEGGYTSSVTLAHADGYLKHLARQENSNAHKSACRKAVMMLYKWRQHERGGEEWDPEITFSRKNQSTTPRDYLTREERPKIRDAALEYGSVPKRESVYGDERERWRAYLAQRFEKPKEELTEEDWERANSWKIPSLVSVSLDAGLRPIEVERARTSWVDLENGVLRIPREESSKNVENWIVSLRDQTIEMLEYWLEQRKVIDKYDDTDALWLTRRGNPYQSASLRSVLHTLCEYADISVENRQMSWYSIRHSVGTYMAREEGLAAAQTQLRHRSPETTMKYDQAPVEDRKNALDRMG; translated from the coding sequence ATGAATAACGACGAACAGGCAACCACCCCCCTCAAAGGGGTCACTGTCGTCACGGAAAACTCAGAAGAATTACTTAATGAACGACAACTCGTTGACTACCGAACGCAGCGAGAACACTGTCTCGAATGGCTGCTGGTATTCGGCAAAGACCCAAAGCACGCTGAAGGGTATGCGAAGACAACGGTGAAGAACCGGGCGTATCGAATGGACCAGTTCTACCGCTGGGTCTGGCAAGAAGAAGGAGGCTACACGTCCAGCGTCACGCTTGCTCATGCCGACGGATACCTGAAGCACCTCGCCCGACAGGAGAACTCGAACGCTCACAAGAGCGCCTGTCGCAAGGCGGTGATGATGCTGTATAAATGGCGTCAGCACGAGCGTGGCGGCGAAGAGTGGGATCCGGAGATCACGTTCTCTCGCAAGAACCAGTCGACAACGCCGAGGGACTACCTTACACGAGAGGAACGCCCGAAGATCCGGGATGCAGCACTCGAATACGGGAGCGTACCCAAGCGTGAGAGCGTGTACGGTGATGAACGCGAGCGCTGGCGTGCATACCTTGCCCAGCGATTCGAGAAACCGAAAGAGGAACTCACCGAGGAAGACTGGGAGCGGGCGAACAGCTGGAAGATCCCTAGTCTGGTCAGCGTGAGTCTGGACGCGGGGCTGCGCCCGATCGAAGTCGAACGAGCCCGTACATCGTGGGTGGATCTAGAGAACGGTGTGTTGCGAATCCCGCGTGAGGAGTCATCGAAAAACGTCGAAAACTGGATCGTGAGTCTTCGAGACCAAACCATCGAGATGCTGGAGTACTGGCTCGAACAGCGGAAGGTGATCGACAAGTATGATGATACAGACGCGCTGTGGCTGACGAGGCGGGGGAACCCGTATCAATCGGCGTCGCTCCGGTCGGTACTGCATACGCTGTGTGAGTACGCGGACATCTCTGTCGAGAACCGACAGATGAGCTGGTACTCTATCAGGCACTCGGTTGGAACCTATATGGCCCGTGAGGAGGGTCTCGCAGCAGCGCAAACTCAGCTCCGACACCGGAGCCCTGAGACGACGATGAAATACGATCAGGCACCCGTAGAGGACCGCAAAAACGCACTGGATCGGATGGGCTAG
- a CDS encoding heavy metal translocating P-type ATPase, translating into MTASRMDDEGVADEHVTLRLSVPDMDCPSCAGKVANALSDVDGVATTDLRPTSGTVTVTYAADRANEQDVVTTVESAGYEVVERSDGTDVSGSGVADSADVWTSPRAIKTWIGAVFLVVGLALTFVLTGLNTTLVSTTAVTLTVADAALLAATAAAGVPVVRSGYYSARNRSLDIDLLMGTAIVAATGIGLYIEAATLAVLFSIAELLERYAMDQTRDELRELLELSPEEATVFRNDDGGEPQEVVIPAEDVRVGERVIVRPGEKIPIDGTVVEGSSSVDQSPITGESVPVDKSGGDEVFAGTLNKAGYLEIETTSEAGETTLARIIDLVDDAQAKQTEKEQFVDRFASYYTPVVVVLALLTAFLPPLIIDGTATIGLAGLEHTFGDDSLVWFVRGLTLLVIACPCAFVISTPVSVASGVTSAARNGVLIKGGNHLEAMGEVDAVAFDKTGTLTAGELTVTDVLGIGENSPEDVLARAAALEGRSEHPIAEAVLERANGAGIEPRAVTAFESLTGKGVRGDIDGTAYYAGKPGLFEELGFDLDRSAAGPQRTDGGVSAVGEDALPGGQDVSDTDSPSLRSRIDALQAEGKTVILVGTDQRLFGAIAIADEIRPEARLAVDALHRLGVGPLVMLTGDNEGTARAVAEELGIGEYRAGLLPAEKVEAVEELQDEYGSVAMVGDGINDAPALATADVGIAMGAAGTDTAIETADIALMGDNVAKLPYLYALAQRANSVIRQNIWSSLGVKALLAIGVPFGYVSVAVAVIVGDMGMSLGVTGNAMRLSRVTPEEFIEE; encoded by the coding sequence ATGACTGCCAGTCGTATGGATGACGAAGGGGTCGCGGACGAACATGTCACCCTCCGACTTTCCGTCCCTGATATGGACTGCCCCTCCTGCGCGGGCAAAGTAGCGAACGCGCTGTCGGACGTGGATGGCGTAGCGACGACGGATCTTCGGCCGACCTCCGGGACTGTTACTGTCACCTATGCTGCGGACCGCGCGAACGAACAGGACGTTGTGACCACCGTCGAGAGTGCTGGCTACGAGGTTGTCGAGCGGTCGGACGGGACCGATGTCAGTGGGTCGGGAGTCGCTGACTCCGCGGACGTCTGGACCAGCCCCCGGGCTATCAAGACGTGGATCGGCGCAGTCTTTCTGGTTGTCGGACTCGCGCTGACGTTCGTCCTGACCGGGCTGAACACCACGCTGGTCTCGACGACCGCTGTCACGCTCACCGTTGCCGACGCCGCGTTGCTCGCTGCGACCGCTGCGGCCGGTGTTCCAGTCGTCCGATCGGGCTACTACTCCGCTCGAAACCGGAGTCTCGATATCGATCTCCTGATGGGGACCGCAATCGTCGCCGCGACGGGGATCGGCCTCTACATCGAGGCGGCGACGCTTGCGGTCCTGTTCAGTATCGCGGAACTGCTCGAACGCTATGCGATGGATCAGACCCGCGACGAGCTGCGTGAACTGCTGGAGCTGTCGCCCGAGGAAGCCACTGTCTTCCGGAACGATGATGGCGGCGAACCACAGGAGGTGGTCATCCCCGCCGAGGACGTTCGGGTCGGTGAGCGTGTTATCGTCCGGCCGGGCGAGAAGATCCCCATCGATGGAACCGTCGTCGAGGGGTCGAGTTCGGTGGACCAGTCGCCGATCACCGGCGAGAGCGTCCCCGTCGACAAGTCCGGCGGCGACGAGGTCTTTGCGGGCACACTCAACAAAGCGGGCTATCTGGAGATCGAGACGACCAGCGAGGCCGGTGAGACGACGCTCGCCCGAATTATCGACCTCGTCGACGACGCACAGGCCAAACAGACCGAGAAAGAGCAGTTCGTCGATCGCTTTGCAAGCTATTACACGCCGGTCGTGGTCGTGCTTGCGCTGTTGACCGCGTTCCTCCCGCCATTGATCATCGACGGCACGGCAACGATTGGACTCGCGGGATTAGAGCACACGTTCGGCGACGACTCACTGGTGTGGTTCGTTCGCGGGCTGACGCTGCTTGTGATCGCCTGTCCCTGCGCGTTCGTCATCTCGACGCCGGTCAGCGTCGCCTCCGGCGTAACAAGCGCAGCCCGGAATGGTGTCCTGATCAAGGGCGGCAACCACCTCGAAGCGATGGGCGAGGTCGATGCTGTCGCCTTCGACAAGACTGGGACGCTCACCGCTGGCGAACTCACCGTGACGGACGTCCTTGGGATCGGCGAGAACTCGCCTGAGGACGTGCTCGCCAGAGCCGCAGCGCTCGAAGGGCGCAGCGAGCACCCGATCGCCGAGGCCGTTCTGGAGCGGGCAAACGGGGCGGGAATCGAACCGCGAGCTGTCACGGCATTCGAGAGCCTCACCGGCAAGGGCGTCCGCGGAGACATCGACGGGACGGCCTACTACGCCGGAAAACCGGGACTGTTCGAGGAGCTCGGATTCGATCTCGATCGATCGGCTGCCGGCCCCCAGCGAACCGACGGCGGCGTGTCGGCGGTAGGCGAGGACGCCCTGCCGGGGGGGCAGGATGTGTCCGATACTGACTCCCCGTCGCTCCGCAGCCGGATCGACGCTCTGCAGGCCGAGGGCAAGACGGTGATCCTCGTCGGAACTGACCAGCGGCTCTTCGGGGCTATCGCCATCGCCGACGAGATCCGACCCGAGGCCCGACTCGCCGTGGACGCGCTTCACCGCCTCGGTGTCGGCCCGCTGGTAATGCTCACCGGCGACAACGAGGGCACGGCAAGAGCGGTCGCCGAGGAACTCGGGATCGGCGAGTACCGCGCCGGTCTACTGCCCGCGGAGAAAGTCGAGGCCGTCGAGGAACTGCAGGACGAGTACGGCTCGGTTGCAATGGTCGGCGACGGGATCAACGACGCGCCCGCGCTGGCGACGGCAGATGTCGGTATCGCGATGGGGGCGGCGGGCACCGACACCGCCATCGAGACTGCCGATATCGCGCTGATGGGCGACAACGTCGCGAAACTGCCCTACCTGTACGCGCTCGCCCAGAGGGCCAACAGCGTAATCCGCCAGAATATCTGGTCCAGCCTCGGCGTCAAGGCCCTCCTCGCAATCGGCGTCCCCTTCGGCTACGTCAGCGTCGCCGTGGCAGTCATCGTGGGTGACATGGGAATGAGTCTCGGCGTCACCGGCAACGCGATGCGGCTCTCGCGGGTGACGCCGGAAGAGTTCATCGAGGAGTAG
- the purM gene encoding phosphoribosylformylglycinamidine cyclo-ligase, translating to MTDEERLTYSDAGVDIEESEAATAALLDAVGNVVDSEYAGLLDIGDQYLGLATDGVGTKLLVAEALEDYSTVGIDCIAMNANDLVAAGVDPVAFVDYLAVEEPSEEFSEQVGDGLAAGAEAAGLSLLGGETAVMPDVIRGLDLAGTCAGLVDKEQTFDGEAQPGDVLVGFPSSGIHSNGLTLARTAVTREYEYTDPFPPNPDRSVGEELLEPTRIYTYLLEPLREHDARAAAHVTGGGWTNLTRMGEHRYEITDPCPAHDVFEFVQELGNVADEEMHRTFNMGTGFVAAVPEEQADALADATDGQVIGTVEEGESVEIRGLSL from the coding sequence ATGACTGACGAGGAGCGACTCACCTACTCGGATGCGGGGGTAGACATCGAGGAGAGCGAGGCGGCGACTGCCGCGCTGCTCGACGCCGTCGGCAACGTCGTCGACAGCGAGTATGCCGGATTACTCGACATCGGCGACCAGTACCTCGGTCTGGCCACTGACGGCGTCGGGACGAAACTGCTGGTTGCAGAGGCGCTCGAAGACTACTCGACGGTCGGTATCGACTGTATCGCGATGAACGCCAACGATCTGGTCGCGGCGGGCGTCGACCCCGTGGCGTTCGTTGATTACCTCGCCGTCGAGGAGCCAAGCGAGGAGTTCTCCGAGCAGGTCGGTGACGGGCTCGCAGCGGGTGCGGAGGCCGCCGGGCTCTCACTGCTCGGCGGCGAGACCGCGGTGATGCCCGACGTGATCCGTGGGCTGGACCTTGCGGGCACCTGCGCCGGACTCGTCGACAAGGAGCAGACGTTCGACGGGGAGGCACAGCCGGGCGACGTTCTCGTCGGCTTCCCGTCCAGCGGCATCCACTCGAACGGGCTGACGCTCGCGCGGACCGCGGTGACACGGGAGTACGAGTACACGGATCCGTTCCCGCCGAACCCGGACCGATCCGTCGGCGAGGAGCTGCTCGAACCGACCCGTATCTACACCTACTTGCTCGAACCCCTGCGTGAGCACGACGCCCGCGCAGCGGCTCACGTCACCGGCGGCGGCTGGACGAACCTCACCCGGATGGGCGAGCACCGCTACGAGATCACCGACCCGTGTCCGGCCCACGACGTTTTCGAGTTCGTCCAGGAGCTGGGCAACGTCGCCGACGAGGAGATGCACCGGACGTTCAACATGGGCACCGGCTTCGTCGCTGCCGTGCCCGAGGAGCAAGCAGACGCGCTCGCCGACGCGACCGATGGGCAGGTCATCGGGACGGTCGAAGAGGGTGAGAGCGTCGAAATTCGCGGGCTCTCGCTGTAG
- a CDS encoding nuclear transport factor 2 family protein encodes MSAETTVRKYYAAVRNGDPLGPYFADHPAAVKFGISEQLRGFEEITEALAEQTRTTEEWRVESTDLTVTEQESHAWFADFVDMAWTDTGTGERFSFESRWSGTLETQDGDWQFVSMHVSAPWEL; translated from the coding sequence ATGAGCGCCGAAACGACGGTTCGTAAGTATTACGCCGCGGTGCGGAACGGCGATCCCCTCGGTCCGTACTTCGCGGACCACCCCGCTGCCGTCAAGTTCGGGATCAGCGAACAGCTCCGTGGCTTCGAGGAGATCACCGAAGCACTGGCGGAGCAAACGCGCACGACCGAGGAGTGGCGCGTCGAGTCGACCGATCTGACGGTCACCGAACAAGAGAGCCATGCCTGGTTCGCCGACTTCGTCGATATGGCGTGGACTGACACCGGCACTGGCGAACGGTTCTCGTTCGAGTCCCGGTGGTCCGGGACGCTGGAGACACAGGATGGCGACTGGCAGTTCGTGAGCATGCACGTCAGCGCGCCGTGGGAGCTATAA
- a CDS encoding Zn-ribbon domain-containing OB-fold protein produces MSDDEPELTAQRYDDGTVSYPGHPRGLSGAEATESVDLTDRTAKVITWTTSTATPPGVREPNTIAIVEFDVDGEPVRALGQIVDGADVEIGDTVEPVYADDLREPGAGIREPDSQEWDGFRFEPV; encoded by the coding sequence ATGAGCGACGATGAGCCAGAACTGACGGCACAGCGCTACGATGACGGTACTGTTTCGTACCCCGGACACCCGCGCGGGCTGAGCGGTGCCGAGGCGACGGAGTCGGTCGATTTGACCGACCGGACCGCAAAGGTCATCACGTGGACGACCAGTACGGCGACGCCACCCGGCGTCCGCGAGCCGAATACGATCGCGATCGTCGAGTTCGACGTGGACGGTGAACCAGTGCGGGCGCTCGGACAGATCGTCGACGGCGCGGATGTCGAGATCGGTGACACGGTCGAACCGGTCTATGCCGATGACCTTCGTGAACCGGGAGCGGGGATCCGCGAACCGGACAGTCAGGAGTGGGACGGCTTCCGGTTCGAGCCTGTCTGA
- a CDS encoding thiolase C-terminal domain-containing protein — MDRVAVIGASMTQFGQRDAWIRELLAEAGEACLADAGVAPDDVEHLYVSNMASGEFEGQTGVPNALAHDLGAIPAYTQRVDQTSSSGGAGIYAAWQSVASGASDMTLLVGGEKMTHRTTAEATDVIASLTHPAEYKHGVTLPSFAGLTARRYLHEYDAPRESLAKVAVKNHKNGVDNPHAQFQKEVSLETVMDSPVIADPLRLYDFCPITDGSAALMLCPESVAAEYTDNYAVISGIGGATDTHVVHEREDPTVMGGVVDSGKEAYEMAGIGPDDLDVAELHDMFTILEFLQMEGLGIAEQGEAWKAIEDGRTEKTGDLPVNTSGGLKSKGHPLGASGVAQGYEIYKQVIGDAGARQVDADIGLACNVGGFGNCVITTIMEAGQ; from the coding sequence ATGGATCGCGTGGCAGTCATTGGCGCGTCGATGACACAGTTCGGGCAACGCGACGCCTGGATCCGCGAGCTCCTCGCAGAGGCGGGGGAGGCCTGTCTCGCGGACGCCGGTGTCGCACCCGACGACGTCGAACATCTGTACGTATCGAATATGGCAAGCGGCGAGTTCGAGGGACAGACCGGGGTCCCGAACGCCCTCGCTCACGATCTGGGGGCCATCCCCGCCTACACCCAGCGAGTTGACCAGACGAGCTCCAGCGGCGGGGCAGGGATCTACGCCGCCTGGCAGTCGGTCGCCAGCGGGGCGAGCGACATGACGCTGCTCGTCGGCGGCGAGAAGATGACCCACCGCACTACTGCGGAGGCCACCGACGTAATCGCCTCGCTGACCCATCCCGCAGAGTACAAACACGGCGTCACGCTGCCGAGCTTCGCGGGACTGACCGCACGGCGCTATCTGCACGAGTACGACGCACCGCGAGAAAGTCTGGCGAAAGTCGCCGTCAAAAATCACAAAAACGGCGTCGACAACCCTCACGCCCAGTTCCAGAAGGAAGTCAGTCTGGAGACCGTGATGGACTCGCCGGTCATCGCCGATCCGCTCCGGTTGTACGACTTCTGTCCGATCACCGACGGCAGCGCCGCGCTCATGCTCTGTCCTGAATCAGTCGCTGCGGAGTACACCGACAACTACGCGGTTATTTCGGGTATCGGCGGCGCGACCGACACGCACGTCGTCCACGAGCGCGAGGACCCCACCGTGATGGGTGGCGTCGTCGACAGCGGGAAAGAAGCGTATGAGATGGCCGGTATCGGGCCGGACGATCTGGACGTCGCCGAACTCCACGACATGTTCACGATCCTCGAGTTCCTCCAGATGGAAGGGCTCGGAATCGCCGAACAGGGCGAGGCCTGGAAAGCCATCGAAGACGGACGGACGGAGAAGACCGGTGACTTGCCGGTCAACACGTCCGGCGGCCTCAAGTCCAAGGGTCACCCACTCGGCGCGAGCGGCGTCGCACAGGGCTACGAGATCTACAAGCAGGTGATCGGCGACGCCGGGGCGCGTCAGGTTGACGCGGATATCGGCCTCGCGTGTAACGTCGGCGGCTTCGGCAACTGTGTCATCACCACGATCATGGAGGCAGGACAATGA
- a CDS encoding zinc-dependent metalloprotease — translation MNLYRSVRAVTGASGDGAVDWDAVAEAARASTDPGSLDVSAAEREAYADDVRDARTQIRSVGDLSFDVPDRIEIQNRHHWIDANADTFRRVMRPVEAHTTVAIPGVSRVVNTGTMSFMLAFLGRNVLGQYDPLLLADSNDHALYFVRPNIIDVAEKLDVEYDRFRRWIAFHEVTHAAEFGAAPWLTDHLEATMDDGIEALSKGTLDREAFEELDATMTVVEGYAELLMDHAFDDEYADLREKLDARRQGRGPLAKFVRRTLGLGMKRRQYERGKAFFEHVAEQRDVETASKVWDRPENLPTGEEIDDPNAWLRRLSL, via the coding sequence GTGAACCTGTATCGTAGCGTCCGCGCGGTGACCGGGGCCTCTGGAGATGGCGCTGTCGACTGGGACGCCGTCGCCGAGGCGGCCCGCGCCAGCACCGACCCCGGATCTCTCGACGTCTCCGCGGCCGAACGCGAGGCGTACGCCGACGACGTCCGTGACGCCCGCACACAGATTCGTTCGGTTGGCGACCTGTCCTTCGACGTCCCCGACCGGATCGAGATCCAGAACCGCCACCACTGGATCGATGCGAACGCCGACACGTTTCGGCGTGTCATGCGGCCAGTCGAAGCGCACACGACCGTCGCGATTCCGGGCGTTTCTCGGGTCGTCAACACCGGGACGATGAGCTTTATGCTCGCCTTCCTCGGCCGAAACGTGCTCGGTCAGTACGACCCGCTTTTGCTCGCAGACTCAAACGATCACGCGCTTTACTTCGTCCGGCCGAACATCATTGACGTCGCCGAGAAACTCGACGTCGAGTACGACCGGTTCCGCCGCTGGATCGCGTTCCACGAGGTGACACATGCGGCCGAGTTCGGTGCCGCACCGTGGCTCACAGACCACCTCGAAGCGACGATGGACGACGGGATCGAAGCGCTCTCCAAAGGCACGCTCGACCGTGAGGCCTTCGAGGAACTCGACGCCACGATGACCGTCGTCGAGGGGTACGCCGAGTTGCTAATGGATCACGCCTTCGACGACGAGTACGCCGACCTCCGTGAGAAACTCGACGCCCGTCGACAGGGTCGCGGGCCGCTCGCGAAGTTCGTTCGCCGGACGCTCGGCCTCGGGATGAAACGTCGCCAGTACGAACGCGGGAAAGCCTTCTTCGAGCACGTCGCCGAGCAACGAGATGTCGAGACCGCGAGTAAGGTCTGGGACCGACCGGAGAACCTGCCGACAGGCGAGGAGATCGACGATCCCAACGCGTGGCTCCGACGGCTCAGCCTCTGA
- a CDS encoding tyrosine-type recombinase/integrase, whose translation MFEAAQSYHKLPSYYDTPPEERDRINGLVAQRLSKPKGAVTRKDWQRADQSSKISALISVGHDAGLLPAEVEEAEVSWYKPDQQILKIPPEKAAKEREKFEVALSDESCEWMSRWVRERRHLAKYDGSNKLWLNREGNPYQSGSLCNIVRKLCEEADIPTEDREVRWYSLRHTLGRHMKSDGSLAQVNDQLRHETFETTVSTYGDSAAEERQQTLNKSRRKAKRAAEDPEYNPYADDDADNTSDQVSRSSSDADKVVTDAGGGDVHIDAVIDNTSEAKVDITRKILSDQESPDDRSSTSDD comes from the coding sequence TTGTTTGAAGCAGCGCAATCGTACCATAAACTCCCGTCCTACTACGACACCCCACCGGAAGAACGCGATCGGATCAACGGCCTCGTTGCACAGCGACTAAGCAAACCAAAGGGAGCTGTTACGCGAAAGGATTGGCAGCGGGCAGACCAGAGTAGTAAAATCTCTGCACTCATCAGTGTTGGACACGACGCTGGCCTACTCCCGGCCGAAGTCGAAGAAGCAGAGGTCAGTTGGTATAAACCAGATCAACAGATTTTGAAGATTCCCCCTGAGAAGGCTGCAAAAGAGCGAGAGAAGTTTGAGGTAGCATTGTCTGACGAATCGTGTGAGTGGATGAGTCGCTGGGTACGAGAGCGACGACACCTCGCAAAGTATGATGGATCCAATAAACTCTGGCTCAACAGAGAGGGGAACCCGTACCAGTCAGGGAGCCTGTGTAATATCGTGCGGAAGCTCTGTGAGGAAGCCGACATACCGACTGAGGACCGCGAAGTGAGATGGTACAGTCTCCGGCACACCCTGGGCAGACATATGAAATCGGACGGCAGTCTAGCGCAAGTGAACGATCAACTTCGCCACGAAACATTCGAAACTACCGTCTCTACATACGGTGATTCGGCTGCCGAAGAACGACAACAAACTCTCAACAAGAGTCGTCGGAAGGCAAAGCGAGCTGCTGAAGATCCGGAGTACAACCCATACGCGGACGACGATGCCGACAACACCAGTGATCAGGTATCGAGATCATCAAGCGACGCGGATAAAGTTGTGACTGACGCTGGAGGGGGAGATGTACACATCGACGCCGTCATCGATAATACGAGCGAAGCAAAAGTCGATATCACCCGCAAAATCTTGTCAGACCAAGAATCGCCGGATGATCGCTCGTCGACTTCGGACGACTAG